AAATAAAAAAGGAGATTGATAATAGCAATATAGATGTGATATTAAATGTAAAAAAATTTAGTAAAACTATGTATTATAAGATGATGGGAGCAACTATAATGGAAATTTTAAAAAATGAATATCAAGAAATGCTTGAAAAAATAAACCAAAATGACAAATAATAAAAAATGTGGTAAACTATAAGGCAAGCTTTAGATAAGGAAGTGTATTATGAAAAATATAGAAAAAGTAAAAATATCAACAGAATTTATAAAACTTGATCAGTTTTTAAAGTGGCTTGCTGTTGTAGATAGTGGTTCTCAGGCAAAACAAGTTATTTTAGATGGTAAGGTTAAAGTTAATGATGAGGTAGAAACAAGAAGAGGTAGAAAAATTTATCCTGAATATAAGGTAGAAATTTTTGATAGAATTTACGTTGTGGAATAATTGAGGTGCTGGATTGAAAATATCTAATATCACTTATTTGAATTTTAGAAATTTAGAAAATAGTTCAATAGACCTATCAGATAAAATAAATGTTTTCTATGGTAAAAATGCACAAGGGAAGACAAGTTTATTAGAGGCAATCTATTACAGTTCCACAGGTATAAGTTTTAAGACAAAGAAAACCTCAGAGATGATAAAATATAATTTTGAGGAATTTATATCTTCAATCTCATATCAAGATTATATTGCAAGTAACAAGATTTCTGTAAGATTTAAAAATATAACTGGTGCAAAAAAAGAATTTTTCTTTAATAAAAAAAGGATTAGCCAGACAGATTTCTACGGAAAAGTAAATATTATTGCCTATATACCTGAGGATATAATTTTAATTAATGGTTCTCCTAAAAATAGAAGAGATTTTTTTGATATAGAGATTTCTCAAATAGATAAAGAGTATCTAAGTAATCTTAAAGACTATGATAAATTATTAAAAATTAGAAATAAATATCTAAAAGAAAATAAGAGAAATAGTGAGGAATTTGCTATTTATGAGAGAGAATTTATAAAATATGCCTCTTATATTATCTTTACTAGGATAGAGTATGTTAAAAGTCTTTCAATTATACTTAATTTACAATATAGAAAACTTTTTAATATAGCACAGGAATTAAATTTAAAATATGAAACAAGTTTAGATAAAACTGCAAAAGTAACTATTGAAATGATACAAGAAAGCCTAAAAAAAGAAATTTCACAAAAAAAATATCAGGAAGATAAATACAAATTCTCACTTGTAGGACCTCATAAAGATGATTATAAATTTCTTTTAAATGGGTATGAAGCCAAGATTTCTGCTTCACAAGGTGAAAAAAAATCTATAATATTTTCTTTAAAACTTTCAGAAATTGAGATAATAAAGAAAAATAGAAAAGAAAATCCTGTTGTTATTATTGATGATATAACTTCATATTTTGATGAAGATAGAAGAAAATCAATATTAGATTTTTTCAATAAAAGAGATATACAAGTATTGATAAGTTCAACGGATAAATTGGATATAGAAGCTAAGAATTTCTATGTTGAAAAAGGAATTATAGAAGATGAAAGTAATATCAATAAGTGAAATAGCAACATTTAAAATTTCAAATGATGATAGAATAAAACTTATGATTTTAAAAGAAAAATGGAAAGAATTATTTTTAGATTTATCTCAAAATAGTTCTGTTATTGATTTTAAAGAAAATATCATCTATGTAAAAGGCTATAATTCTGTTGTAAAACATTATATTTATACGAATAAAATAAAAATAATAGAGAAGATATTAGAAAATTTAGAAATAAAATTTAAAATAGAGGATATAAAATTAAAGTAAATATTAAAAAAGTCCAAATAGGTGAACTACTTAAATATAATATTAATATGTGAAAATAAAAATAAGTGAATTGCATTCTAAATTTTAGATAAAAAATTGAAGGAAATGAGCTGAACAAATTTTGGTGTGTCTGAGCTAACTTGTTAGCGAGTTTACCAAATTTGCAGCGAATGTCAATTTTTTATCGTTAAGAAATTTAGCTAGCAATGAGCGATTTTTATCTAATAATTGGAGGATATTATGAGTTATGAAGCACAGAATATAACAGTTCTGGAAGGATTAGAAGCTGTTAGGAAAAGACCAGGAATGTATATAGGGACAACATCGGAAAGAGGATTACATCATTTGGTATGGGAAATAGTAGACAATTCTGTTGATGAGGCTTTGGCTGGATATTGTGATAAGATAGAAGTAAAAATTCTTCCAGATAATATCATAGAAGTTGTGGATAATGGAAGAGGAATTCCCACTGATATACATCCAAAGTATGGAAAATCTGCATTAGAAATAGTTTTAACAGTTCTACATGCTGGTGGAAAATTTGAAAATGATAATTATAAGGTTTCAGGAGGACTACATGGAGTTGGAGTTTCAGTTGTTAATGCTCTCTCTGAATGGCTTGAAGTAGAAGTTAGAAAAAATGGAACTGTACACTATCAAAAATATCATAGAGGAAAACCAGAAGAAGATGTTAAAGTTATAGGTACTTGTGATGAAAATGAACATGGTACAACAGTGAGATTTAAAGCAGATGGAGAAATTTTTGAAACATTGGTATATAATTATTTCACTCTTTCAAATAGATTAAAAGAGTTAGCTTATTTAAATAAAGGTTTAACTATAATTCTTTCAGATTTAAGAAAAGATGAAAAGAAAGAAGAAATTTATAAATTTGATGGTGGAATTTTAGATTTCTTAAATGAAATAGTAAAGGATGAAACAACTATTATAGAAAAACCATTTTTTGTATCAGCTGAACAAGATAATGTTGGTGTAGATGTAACATTCACTTATACAACTTCACAAAATGAAGTTATCTATTCATTTGTAAATGATATAAATACTCATGAGGGTGGAACACATGTTCAAGGTTTTAGAACTGCACTTACAAAAGTTATAAATGATGTAGGAAAAGCACAAGGTTTACTAAAAGATAAAGATGGTAAACTTATGGGAAATGATATAAGAGAAGGAGTTGTGGGAATTATATCTACAAAGATTCCCCAACCTCAATTTGAAGGTCAAACTAAGGGTAAACTTGGAAATTCAGAAGTATCTGGAATAGTAAATACAGTAGTTTCAAATAGTTTAAAAATATTTTTAGAAGATAATCCTAATATAACAAAGATTATAATTGAAAAGATATTAAATTCTAAAAAAGCAAGAGAAGCTGCACAAAAAGCAAGAGAGTTAGTGTTAAGAAAATCTGTTTTAGAAGTTGGTTCTCTTCCGGGGAAATTAGCAGATTGTACTTCTAAAAAAGCAGAGGAATGTGAAATCTTTATAGTTGAAGGAGATTCAGCTGGTGGTTCAGCAAAACAAGGTAGAGACAGGTATAATCAAGCAATATTACCACTTAGAGGTAAAATTATAAATGTTGAAAAAGCAGGGTTACATAAATCTTTGGAAAGTTCTGAAATAAGAGCTATGGTTACTGCATTTGGAACAAGTATAGGAGAAACTTTTGATATATCTAAATTGAGATATGGAAAAATAATTCTTATGACAGATGCTGATGTTGATGGAGCACATATAAGAACATTGATTTTGACTTTCTTATACAGACATATGATAGATTTAATTTATGGTGGAAATGTTTATATTGCTTGCCCTCCACTATATAAGGTGGCAGCAGGAAAACAAATAATTTATGCCTATAATGATTTAGAGTTAAAAAATATTCTAGGTCAAATGAATCAAGAAAATAAAAAATATACTATCCAAAGATATAAAGGGCTTGGAGAAATGAACCCAGAACAACTTTGGGAAACAACTATGAACCCAGATGGAAGATTACTTCTAAAAGTTTCAATAGATAATGCAAGAGAAGCTGATATGCTTTTTGATAAACTTATGGGAGATAAGGTTGAACCAAGAAGAGAATTTATAGAAGAACATGCAGAATATGTAAAAAATATAGATATATAAAAGCAAAACAAATATGTGAGGAAAAGTTAAATAAAACGACTGTAAATTAATAAAGATATAATGTAAATAAAAAATAAGAGAATTGCATTCTAAATTTTAGTTTAAAAATTGAAGGAAATGAGCCGAGCAAATCTCAGCTTGTTTGAAGCTGACTTGTCAGCAAGTTTGCTGAATTTGCAGCGAATGTCAATTTTTAAATGTTAAGAAATTTAGCTAGCAATGAACTATTTTTTATACATTTATTATTTCAGTTTCAGCAGGAGTTATTTAACTTTTACTTAGGAGGAAAATATAAATGTCAAATGTTGATAACAGATATATTGAAGAAGAGTTAAAAGAATCTTACTTAGACTACTCAATGAGTGTTATAGTAAGTAGAGCATTGCCAGATGTAAGAGATGGTTTAAAACCTGTTCATAGAAGAATTTTATTTGCAATGAATGAAATGGGAATGACTAATGACAAACCATTTAAGAAATCTGCTAGAATAGTTGGGGAAGTTCTAGGTAAGTATCATCCTCATGGAGATTCAGCAGTATATGGAACTATGGTAAGAATGGCACAAGATTTCAATTATAGATATTTACTTGTTGAAGGACATGGAAATTTTGGTTCTATTGATGGAGATTCAGCAGCAGCAATGAGATATACAGAAGCTAGAATGGAAAAAATAACTGCTGAATTATTAGAAGATATAGATAAAAATACTATTGATTGGAGAAAAAACTTTGATGACTCCTTAGATGAGCCAACAGTATTGCCTGCTAAACTTCCAAATTTATTATTAAATGGAGCAATAGGAATAGCAGTTGGTATGGCAACTAATATACCTCCTCATAATTTAGGAGAGTTAGTTGATGGAATATTAGCAATTATAGATAATAAAGATATAGAAATTTTAGAACTTATGAACTATATTAAAGGACCAGATTTTCCAACAGGAGCTATAATAGATGGTAGGGCTGGAATAATAGAAGCCTATAAGACAGGTAGAGGAAAAATAAAGGTAAGAGGAAAAGTAGATATAGAAGAGTTAAAGAATGGAAAATCAAATATAATAGTGAGTGAGATTCCGTATCAATTAAATAAAGCTAATTTAATTGAAAAAATTGCTAATTTAGTTAAAGAAAAGAAAATAACTGAAATTTCAGATTTAAGAGATGAATCAAACAGAGAAGGAATAAGAATATTAATTGAAGTAAAAAAAGGTGAAGAGCCTGAACTTGTTCTAAATAAACTATATAAATATACAGATTTACAAACTACTTTTGGGGTTATAATGCTTTCTTTGGTAAATAATGTACCAAGAGTTTTAAATCTAAAAGAGATGTTAAATGAATATATCAAACATAGATTTGATGTTATAACAAGAAGAACTGCATTTGATTTGGATAAAGCAGAAAAGAGAGCTCATATTTTAAAAGGTTATCAAATAGCCTTAGAAAATATTGATAGAATTATTGAGCTTATTAGAGCATCTTCTGATGGTACAGTTGCTAGAGAACAATTAATAGAAAAATATGCTTTTACGGATATTCAAGCTAGATCAATACTAGATATGAAATTACAAAGATTGACAGGTTTGGAAAGAGAAAAAATAGATACAGAATTTAAAGAAATAGAAGCTTTAATAAAAGAATTGAGAGAAGTTCTTGAAGATAATAATAAAATTTATGACATAATGAAAAAAGAATTATTAGAGCTTAAAGAAAAATATGCAGATAAAAGAAGAACAAAAATAGAAGAAGAAAGAATGGAAATTCTTCCAGAAGATTTAATAAAAGATGAAGAAATAATCATTACATATACTAATAAAGGATATGTAAAGAGAATAGAAGCAAGTAAGTATAAGGCACAAAGAAGAGGTGGAAAAGGTGTTTCTGCACTTAATACAATAGAAGATGATTATGCAGAAAAAATTACTTCTGCCTCAACTCTTGACACAATAATGGTTTTCACAGATAGAGGAAAGGTGTATAATATAAGAGCCTATGAAATTCCAGATTTATCCAGACAATCAAGAGGAAGATTACTTAGCAATATAATAAATCTTTCAGAAGGTGAAAAAGTTAGAGATACAATAGTTATTAAAGAGTTTTTACCTGAAAAAGAGGTTGTATTTATAACTAAAAATGGTTTGATAAAGAAAACTTCACTAGGAGAATTTAAAAATATAAATAATTCAGGTTTAATTGCCATAAAGACAAAGGAAGATGATGATATTATCTTTGTTGGACTTATAGAAGATGTTAATAAGGAAGAAATTTTAATAGCTACTCATGATGGATATTGTACAAGATTTTTAACTGATACAATAAGAGCTACTGGAAGAAGTACACAAGGAGTAAAGGCAATAACTCTTAGAAAGGGAGATATGGTTGTTTCAGCTATGCTTATAAAAAATCCTGAAACAGATATATTGACTATAACTGAAAATGGATATGGAAAGAGAACAAGTCTTGATGAATATCCTCAATATAATAGAGGTGGAAAAGGAGTTATAAACTTAAAGGTTAATGAAAAAAATGGTAAGGTTGTGTCAGTGTTAGAAGTCAGTGAAGATGAAGAGTTGATGTGTATAACTTCTAATGGAATAGTTATTAGAACTTCTATAAACGAAATTTCTCGTATAGGTAGAGCAACACAAGGTGTTAGAATTATGAAAGTAGCTGATGATGAAAAAGTTGCAGCTATTACAAAAATTAAAAAAGAAGAAGATTTAGAAAATTAGATTGGAGAAAAAATGAAAAAAATTCTGGTCTTATCAGATTCACATTCATATTTTGATGAGGCTTTAAAAATTTTTGAAAAAGAAAAACCAGATATTGTCATAGCTGCTGGTGACGGAATAAAAGATATAGATGAGTTATCTTATGTTCACCCAGAAGCAAAATACTATATGGTAAAAGGAAATTGTGATTTTTTTGATAGAAGCCATAATGAAGAAAATCTTTTTGAAATAGATGGTATAAAAATTTTTTTAACTCATGGACATCTTTATGGTGTAAAAAGAAGTCTAAGTTCTATAAAAGAAATTGGAAAAAAGTTAAATGTTTCTCTTGTTGTATTTGGACATACCCATAAACCATATATAGAAAAAGATGGTGATATAATATTATTTAATCCAGGTGCAGCAGAGGATGGTAGATATGGTGTTATTATTTTAGAAAATGGTAATATGCAATTATTTCACAAGCAATTATAGGTACAGATGGAGGAAAAGAGAGAAAAATGAAAGAAGAGATTCTAAAAGTTAAAGAAGAAATACAAAACTATATAAAAGAATCTAAGACTCTTCAAAGACTTGAAGAAATTAGAGTAAATTATATGGGGAAAAAAGGAATTTTTACAGAATTATCTAAGAAAATGAAAGACCTTTCTGCCGAAGAAAGACCTAAGATTGGACAGATAATAAATGAAGTAAAAGAAAAAATAAATAGCCTATTAGATGAAAAAAATAAGGCTTTAAAAGAAAAAGAATTGAATGAAAGATTAGAAAGTGAAATAATAGATATAAGTTTGCCAGGAAAAAAATATAACTATGGTACTATACATCCTATCAATGAAACAATGGAGCTTATGAAAAATATCTTTTCAAAAATGGGTTTTGATATTGTAGATGGACCAGAAATAGAAACTGTTGAATATAATTTTAATGCTTTGAATATTCCAAAGACACACCCGTCAAGAGATTTAACAGATACATTCTATTTGAATGATTCTATTGTTTTGAGGACTCAAACTTCACCAGTTCAAATAAGATATATGCTTGAACATGGAACACCATTTAGAATGATTTGCCCTGGAAAAGTGTATAGACCAGACTACGATATATCACACACACCTATGTTTCATCAAATGGAAGGTTTGGTTGTTGGGAAAGATATATCATTTGCAGATTTAAAAGGAATTTTAACTCACTTTGTAAAAGAAGTTTTTGGAGATAGAAAAGTAAGATTTAGACCGCATTTCTTCCCATTTACAGAACCTAGTGCTGAAATGGATGTTGAATGTATGATTTGCCATGGAAAAGGTTGTAGGCTTTGTAAAGAGAGTGGCTGGATAGAAATAATGGGTTGTGGAATGGTAGACCCAGAAGTTTTAAAATATGTAGGACTTAATCCAGATGAAGTAAATGGTTTTGCTTTTGGAGTTGGTATAGAGCGTGTAACTATGCTTAGACATGGTATTGGGGACTTGAGAGCATTTTTTGAAAATGATATGAGATTTTTAAAACAATTCAAGTAAGGAGAGAAAAGTAAATGTTAATTTCATTAAATTGGCTAAAACAATATGTAGATATAAAAGAAAGTATTGATGAAATAGCTAATGCACTTACTATGATAGGACAAGAAGTAGAAGCTATTGATATTCAAGGAAAAGATTTAGATAATGTTGTAATAGGACAAATAGTTGAGTTTGATAAACACCCAAATTCAGATAGATTGACACTATTAAAAGTTGATATCGGAGAAGGAGAACCATTACAAATAATATGTGGTGCTAAAAATCATAAATTAAATGATAAGGTTGTGGTTGCTAAAATTGGAGCAGTGCTACCAGGAAATTTTAAGATAAAAAAGAGTAAAATAAGAGATATAGAATCTTATGGAATGTTATGTTCTGAGGCAGAATTAGGTCTTGCAAAAGAAAGTGAAGGAATAATAATTCTTCCAGAAGATGCACCAATAGGAAAAGAATATAGAGAATATGCAGGGTTAAATGATGTAATATTTGAATTAGAAATTACACCTAACAGACCAGATTGTTTATCTCATATAGGAATAGCAAGAGAGATTGCAGCTTATTATAATAGGAAAGTTAAATATCCTATGATAGAAATTACTGAAACTATTGAATCAATAAATACTATGGTAAAAGTGGATATTGAAGATAAAGAAAGATGTAAGAGATATATGGGTAGAGTGATTAAGAATGTAAAAGTTCAAGATTCACCTGCTTGGTTAAAATCAAGAATAAGAGCTATGGGACTTAATCCTATAAATAATATAGTTGATGTAACAAACTTTGTTATGTTTGAATATAATCAACCTATGCATGCTTTTGATTTAGATAAATTAGAAGGAAATATAACAATAAGAGCTGCTAAGGAAAATGAAAAAATTACAACTCTTGATGGAGTGGATAGGGTATTAAAAAATGGAGAGCTTGTTATAGCAGATGATGAAAAGGCAATAGCAATAGCAGGGGTAATTGGTGGACAAAATACTCAAATAGATAATGATACAAAAAATATATTTGTTGAAGTTGCATACTTCACACCAGAAAATATTAGAAAAACTTCAAGAGAATTAGGAATTTTTACAGACTCTGCTTATAGAAATGAAAGAGGAATGGATATTGAAAATCTTAGTACTGTAATGTCAAGAGCAGTATCTTTAATAGCAGAGGTTGCAGGTGGAGATATTTTATCAGAAGTTATTGATAAATATGTTGAAAAACCTAAAAGAGCAGAAATAACATTAAATTTAGAAAAATTAAATAAATTTATTGGAAAAAGTTTAACTTATGAAGAAGTTGGAAAAATCTTAACTCACTTGGATATTGAATTAAAACCATTGGGAGATGGAACTATGCTCTTAATTCCTCCTAGTTATAGAGCAGATTTAACAAGACCAGCAGATATATATGAAGAAGTTATTAGGATGTATGGTTTTGATAATATAGAAGCTAAGATTCCTGTTATGAGTATAGAATCAGGAGAAGAAAATACAAACTTTAAAATTTCAAGAATAGTTAGAGAAATTTTAAAGGAAATGGGCTTAAATGAAGTTATAAATTATAGCTTTATACCAAAATTTACAAAGGAATTATTTAATTTTGGAGATGAAGTTATAGAAATAAAAAATCCATTAAGTGAAGATATGGCTATAATGAGACCTACTTTATTATACAGTTTAATAACTAATGTAAGGGATAATATAAATAGAAATCAAACAGATTTGAAACTATTTGAAATAAGTAAAACTTTTAAAAATCTTGGAGCAGAAAAAGATGGACTTGCTATTGAAGATTTAAAAATAGGTATAATTTTATCTGGAAGAGAAGATAAAAATCTATGGAATCAATCAAAAACAGACTATAATTTTTATGATTTAAAAGGATATTTAGAATTTTTACTTGAAAAATTGAATGTAACAAGATATTCTTTGACAAGATTAAAAAATCCTAATTTTCATCCAGGAGCTAGTGCTGAAATAAAAATAGGTGAAGATGTCATAGGAGTATTTGGAGAACTTCATCCTAATTTAGTAAATTATTTTGGTATAAAAAGGGAAAAATTATTCTTTGCTGAACTTAACTTAACAAAATTGTTAAAATATATTAAAATAAAAGTAAACTATGAAAGTATCAGTAAATATCCAGAAGTATTAAGAGATTTAGCTATAACATTGGATAGAGATATCTTAGTTGGGGATATGATAAAAGAAATCAAAAAGAAAGTGGCACTTATTGAAAAAATAGATATTTTTGATGTATATTCTGGTGATAAGATTGATAAAGATAAAAAATCTGTTGCTATGAGCATAGTATTGAGAGATAAGAATAGAACTCTTACAGATGAAGATATAGACAAAGCTATGAATACCATACTTGAACTTATTAAAGATAAGTACAATGGTGAAATAAGAAAGTAATACTTTAAAATATATTTTAGGAGGGATAAGATGAAAAAATTATTAGCAGGTTTATTTTTGTTAGGTTCAGTATTGGCATTTGCAGCAGGTGAAAAGAGAGTTCCTATTGAAAAAATGGAACTTAATCAACAAACTTCAATGGTATATCTTCAAGGGCAACAAACTCCGTTTACAGGGACAGTTGAAAAGAAATATGCCAGTGGAAAACTTGAAGCTACAATGGAATTTAAAAATGGAAAATTAGATGGAAAAACATTGGTCTATAATGAAACTGGTAAAATGATATCAGAAGAAAGTTATGTGAATGGAGCTTTAGATGGAGTGTCAAAATCTTTTTATGCTAATGGTTCAGTTGAGTTTGAAACTACTTTTAAAAATAATGTAAAAGAAGGTGTTGAAAAACATTATTCTCCATCTGGAAGAGTGGAAACAGAAGTATTATTTAAAAATAATATTGCAAATGGTATTGCAAAACAATATAATCAAGAAGGTAAATTAGAATATGAAACTATGATAGTTAATGGTAAAAGAGAAGGATTATCTAAAAAATACTATCCAAGTGGAAAATTATTAAGTGAAGTAACTTTTAAAAATGACAAAGAAGAAGGAATAATGAAAGGTTACTTTGAAAATGGAAAATTACAATTAGAAATTCCTTATAAAAATGGACAAGTAGATGGACTTGTAAAAAGATATGATGAAAATGGGCAAGTTATTGAACAAGCAACATTTAAAAATGGTCAAGAAGTAAAAACAAAATAAACTTTTTGTAAATAAATATTTGAGGGGATTATTTTTGTAATCTCCTTTTTATTTATATTAAGGAGTGACAAGATGAAAAAAGTATTATTAAGATTATTTTTGGTGGTTTCAGCTTTATCTTTTTCAACAGAAAGAACCTTATCATATGAAGAAACATTTCTAGATAAAAAAACTGGAATAGTATATGCTATAGGTGAAAAAACTCCATATACAGGTGTAGTAGAAAATTATAAAATTCCAGAAGGAAACAATGTTTTTGAAGGTAAAATTTCATTTAAAAATGGAATAATAGATGGAGTTGTTGAATTATATTATCCAAATGGGAAATTAGCAAAGATAGGTACATTTAAAAATGGAGAAACAAATGGTATACAAAAAGATTTTTATGAAAATGGTATAATAAAACTAGAAATTTCACATAAAAATGGTAAGAAGAATGGAATGGGAAAAAAATATTCAACTAAAGGGGTATTAATAGGGGAATTCCCATATAAAGATGATGAGTTAAATGGAGTAGTAAAACAATACAATGAAGTTACAGGTAAATTAGAGATAGAAGCTAATTATAAAAACGGAAAAACTGAAGGTTCTCTAAGAGCATATTATCCAAATGGAAAACTAGAAAGTGAAGAAAAATATAAAAATGGTTTAAGAGAAGGTTTAACAAAATCATATTATGAAAATGGAGTTTTAAAAGAAGAAAGATTTTATAAGAATGATAAATTACAAGGAATAAGTAAAATTTATTATCCAAATGGGAAACTTCAAATAGAAGCTAGTTTTAAAGAAGATAAACTAGATGGAATTTCTAAAGAATATGATGAAACAGGAAAAATAATTGATCAAACAACATTTAAAGACAATAAACAAATAAATTAATAAATTTAGGAGGAAAAGAAATGAAAAAAATAATAATAGGAGTATTTTTATTGATATCAGCCTTATCTTTTTCAGCAGAAAGAGTAGTAAAAATGGAAAATGCTTATGTTGATGATAAAGGTATAGTATATGTTATAGGAGAAAAAACACCATTTACAGGTATAGTAGAAAACTATAAAGTGCCTCCTATTTCAGAAGGGGATAGTGTATTAGAAGGAAAAATCCCTTTTAAAAATGGAGTAATAGAAGGGTCTTCTAAGTTATATTATCCAAGTGGTAAATTAGCAAGTGTAGCAACCTTTAAAAATGGTAAAGTAGAGGGACTACAAAAAGATTACTATGAAAATGGAAAAATTAAGAGAGAAATTTCTCATAAAAATGGAGTTGTAGATGGCGTTTCAAAGCTTTATTACCCTAATGGAAAAGTTCAAAATGAAACAACCCATAGGAAGGGTGTGCCAGATGGTACATCTAAAACTTATTATGAAAATGGAAAATTGCTTGTAGAAGTAACATATAAAAATGGTGTACAAGTAGGAATACAAAAAGATTACTATGAAAATGGAAAATTAAAAGTTGAACTTCCATTTAAAAATGGAGTTGTAGATGGTATTGCAAAGGTTTACTATCCAACTGGAAAATTAATGTCAGAGGAAAGTTACAAAAATGATCAATTAGATGGAATAGTTAAAAGATATGATGAAAATGGGAAATTAATAGAACAAGAAACATACAAAAATGGAGTACAAGTAAAATAAGATATATAATAGTGATGATGGAATAAAATTACATTTAAAAAGGTATAGAGATAAATAAATGAAAAAAATATTAATAAGTTTGGTCTTTTTAATTATTTTTATTAAATAGTGCAAGAATCCCGTGACACAAGGCTAACTCCTTAACTTGTTAAGGGGAGATAATACCCAGTCGTGGGAGGTTCAGACCTGATAAGTATAGAAGAATATTAGTATGGTAAAGTCAAAAAAAATTATTTGACAAATAAAAAAAATAGTATAAAATAAGCTAAATGCAATTAGTAGATTGATTGACAAAATAAAGGAGAGATTTAAATGATAACAAAAAATGTTTTAAAGAAAGCATTTGTATTTTTAATTTTATCAGCAAGTTTTTTATCTTTAAATTCACAAGAGGTATTTGCAAATGTAGTAAGTGAACAAAATGAACTCGCTAGTAAACTTGTTAAAAATGTAAAAGAAGTTGGGAATGACAGATATTACAAAGGAGATTTTTATTCAGATGTTGGGACTTATCCAGAAGGAATGTTTCTTGTAGTAGAAAAACTTATAGAAAACTATATAGCATTTGCTCATATGGGGGAAGCATCATATCTTGCA
This Fusobacterium animalis 7_1 DNA region includes the following protein-coding sequences:
- the yaaA gene encoding S4 domain-containing protein YaaA, which produces MKNIEKVKISTEFIKLDQFLKWLAVVDSGSQAKQVILDGKVKVNDEVETRRGRKIYPEYKVEIFDRIYVVE
- the recF gene encoding DNA replication/repair protein RecF (All proteins in this family for which functions are known are DNA-binding proteins that assist the filamentation of RecA onto DNA for the initiation of recombination or recombinational repair.), whose amino-acid sequence is MKISNITYLNFRNLENSSIDLSDKINVFYGKNAQGKTSLLEAIYYSSTGISFKTKKTSEMIKYNFEEFISSISYQDYIASNKISVRFKNITGAKKEFFFNKKRISQTDFYGKVNIIAYIPEDIILINGSPKNRRDFFDIEISQIDKEYLSNLKDYDKLLKIRNKYLKENKRNSEEFAIYEREFIKYASYIIFTRIEYVKSLSIILNLQYRKLFNIAQELNLKYETSLDKTAKVTIEMIQESLKKEISQKKYQEDKYKFSLVGPHKDDYKFLLNGYEAKISASQGEKKSIIFSLKLSEIEIIKKNRKENPVVIIDDITSYFDEDRRKSILDFFNKRDIQVLISSTDKLDIEAKNFYVEKGIIEDESNINK
- the gyrB gene encoding DNA topoisomerase (ATP-hydrolyzing) subunit B; amino-acid sequence: MSYEAQNITVLEGLEAVRKRPGMYIGTTSERGLHHLVWEIVDNSVDEALAGYCDKIEVKILPDNIIEVVDNGRGIPTDIHPKYGKSALEIVLTVLHAGGKFENDNYKVSGGLHGVGVSVVNALSEWLEVEVRKNGTVHYQKYHRGKPEEDVKVIGTCDENEHGTTVRFKADGEIFETLVYNYFTLSNRLKELAYLNKGLTIILSDLRKDEKKEEIYKFDGGILDFLNEIVKDETTIIEKPFFVSAEQDNVGVDVTFTYTTSQNEVIYSFVNDINTHEGGTHVQGFRTALTKVINDVGKAQGLLKDKDGKLMGNDIREGVVGIISTKIPQPQFEGQTKGKLGNSEVSGIVNTVVSNSLKIFLEDNPNITKIIIEKILNSKKAREAAQKARELVLRKSVLEVGSLPGKLADCTSKKAEECEIFIVEGDSAGGSAKQGRDRYNQAILPLRGKIINVEKAGLHKSLESSEIRAMVTAFGTSIGETFDISKLRYGKIILMTDADVDGAHIRTLILTFLYRHMIDLIYGGNVYIACPPLYKVAAGKQIIYAYNDLELKNILGQMNQENKKYTIQRYKGLGEMNPEQLWETTMNPDGRLLLKVSIDNAREADMLFDKLMGDKVEPRREFIEEHAEYVKNIDI
- the gyrA gene encoding DNA gyrase subunit A: MSNVDNRYIEEELKESYLDYSMSVIVSRALPDVRDGLKPVHRRILFAMNEMGMTNDKPFKKSARIVGEVLGKYHPHGDSAVYGTMVRMAQDFNYRYLLVEGHGNFGSIDGDSAAAMRYTEARMEKITAELLEDIDKNTIDWRKNFDDSLDEPTVLPAKLPNLLLNGAIGIAVGMATNIPPHNLGELVDGILAIIDNKDIEILELMNYIKGPDFPTGAIIDGRAGIIEAYKTGRGKIKVRGKVDIEELKNGKSNIIVSEIPYQLNKANLIEKIANLVKEKKITEISDLRDESNREGIRILIEVKKGEEPELVLNKLYKYTDLQTTFGVIMLSLVNNVPRVLNLKEMLNEYIKHRFDVITRRTAFDLDKAEKRAHILKGYQIALENIDRIIELIRASSDGTVAREQLIEKYAFTDIQARSILDMKLQRLTGLEREKIDTEFKEIEALIKELREVLEDNNKIYDIMKKELLELKEKYADKRRTKIEEERMEILPEDLIKDEEIIITYTNKGYVKRIEASKYKAQRRGGKGVSALNTIEDDYAEKITSASTLDTIMVFTDRGKVYNIRAYEIPDLSRQSRGRLLSNIINLSEGEKVRDTIVIKEFLPEKEVVFITKNGLIKKTSLGEFKNINNSGLIAIKTKEDDDIIFVGLIEDVNKEEILIATHDGYCTRFLTDTIRATGRSTQGVKAITLRKGDMVVSAMLIKNPETDILTITENGYGKRTSLDEYPQYNRGGKGVINLKVNEKNGKVVSVLEVSEDEELMCITSNGIVIRTSINEISRIGRATQGVRIMKVADDEKVAAITKIKKEEDLEN
- a CDS encoding metallophosphoesterase, producing the protein MKKILVLSDSHSYFDEALKIFEKEKPDIVIAAGDGIKDIDELSYVHPEAKYYMVKGNCDFFDRSHNEENLFEIDGIKIFLTHGHLYGVKRSLSSIKEIGKKLNVSLVVFGHTHKPYIEKDGDIILFNPGAAEDGRYGVIILENGNMQLFHKQL